A genomic window from Vitis riparia cultivar Riparia Gloire de Montpellier isolate 1030 chromosome 18, EGFV_Vit.rip_1.0, whole genome shotgun sequence includes:
- the LOC117906257 gene encoding patatin-like protein 2, with protein MTNCQMEKSLVPQIQPPTYGSLVTILSIDGGGIRGIIPATILALLESQLQELDGDDARIADYFDVIAGTSTGGLVTAMLTAPDDQKRPLFAAKEIMPFYLEHGPKIFPQTRGIFGWIMSIVRSLIGPKYDGKYLKRIIKEKLGGTRLHETLTSVVIPTFDIKSLQPTIFSTYEVKRSPCLDAPLADICIGSSAAPTYFPGHYFKNQDKEGKTQEFNLIDGGVAANNPALVAITQVTKQVFDKNPDFFPIKPMDFGRFLVISIGTGSPKSEQKYNAKMASKWGVLGWLLHGGSTPLVDVFMQASADMVDFHISMVFQALHSEDNYLRIQDDTLRGKDASVDVTTEENLDNLVKIGERLLKKPVSRVNLETGLSEPVENGGTNEEALKRFAKLLSDEKRLRETRLPNPKKDLK; from the exons ATGACTAATTGTCAGATGGAGAAATCACTCGTACCTCAAATCCAGCCCCCAACATATGGTAGCCTAGTCACCATTCTTAGTATTGATGGAGGTGGTATCAGGGGCATCATCCCTGCAACGATCCTTGCGCTTCTGGAATCACAACTTCAG GAGCTGGATGGTGATGATGCAAGGATTGCAGACTACTTCGACGTGATTGCTGGAACGAGCACAGGAGGTCTTGTGACTGCTATGCTAACTGCTCCGGATGATCAGAAGCGTCCTCTATTTGCAGCCAAAGAAATCATGCCTTTTTATCTGGAGCATGGCCCTAAAATCTTTCCACAGACAAG GGGTATTTTTGGCTGGATCATGAGCATAGTGAGATCATTAATTGGGCCCAAATACGATGGGAAATACCTCAAACGCATCATAAAGGAGAAACTAGGAGGGACCCGGTTGCATGAGACATTGACCAGTGTGGTTATTCCAACCTTTGATATCAAGAGTTTGCAGCCAACCATTTTCTCCACCTATGAG GTGAAAAGATCCCCATGTTTGGATGCTCCACTGGCTGACATATGCATTGGTAGCTCTGCAGCACCAACATACTTTCCTGGCCATTACTTTAAAAACCAagataaagaaggaaaaacacaGGAATTCAATCTTATTGATGGTGGTGTTGCAGCAAATAACCCG GCTTTAGTTGCCATAACCCAAGTAACAAAACAGGTTTTCGACAAAAACCCAGATTTCTTCCCAATTAAGCCCATGGACTTTGGCCGCTTTCTAGTGATCTCAATAGGCACTGGCTCTCCAAAGTCGGAACAGAAATACAATGCCAAAATGGCATCCAAATGGGGCGTTTTGGGTTGGCTACTTCATGGTGGTTCCACTCCTTTGGTGGATGTGTTCATGCAAGCAAGTGCAGATATGGTTGATTTCCACATTTCCATGGTTTTCCAAGCCCTTCATTCTGAAGATAACTACCTCCGAATCCAA GATGACACACTACGTGGAAAAGATGCTTCAGTTGATGTCACAACCGAGGAAAACTTGGACAACCTTGTGAAAATCGGAGAAAGGCTGCTGAAGAAACCAGTTTCAAGGGTGAACTTGGAGACAGGTCTCTCTGAGCCAGTTGAAAATGGTGGCACTAATGAAGAGGCTCTTAAAAG GTTTGCAAAGCTACTCTCTGATGAGAAGAGACTCCGAGAGACACGATTACCAAATCCCAAGAAAGACTTGAAGTAG
- the LOC117906548 gene encoding patatin-like protein 2 produces MTNCQMEKSLVPQIQPPTYGSLVTILSIDGGGIRGIIPATILALLESQLQELDGDDARIADYFDVIAGTSTGGLVTAMLTAPDDQKRPLFAAKEIMPFYLEHGPKIFPQTRGIFGWIMSIVRSLIGPKYDGKYLKRIIKEKLGGTRLHETLTSVVIPTFDIKSLQPTIFSTYEVKRSPCLDAPLADICIGSSAAPTYFPGHYFKNQDKEGKTQEFNLIDGGVAANNPALVAISQVTKQVFDKNPDFFPIKPMDFGRFLVISIGTGSPKSEQKYNAKMASKWGVLGWLLHGGSTPLVDVFMQASADMVDFHISMVFQALHSEDNYLRIQDDTLRGKDASVDVATEENLDNLVKIGERLLKKPVSRVNLETGLSEPVENGGTNEEALKRFAKLLSDEKRLRETRLPNPKKDLK; encoded by the exons ATGACTAATTGTCAGATGGAGAAATCACTCGTACCTCAAATCCAGCCCCCAACATATGGTAGCCTAGTCACCATTCTTAGTATTGATGGAGGTGGTATCAGGGGCATCATCCCTGCAACGATCCTTGCGCTTCTGGAATCACAACTTCAG GAGCTGGATGGTGATGATGCAAGGATTGCTGACTACTTCGACGTGATTGCTGGAACAAGCACAGGAGGTCTTGTGACTGCTATGCTAACTGCTCCGGATGATCAGAAGCGTCCTCTATTTGCAGCCAAAGAAATCATGCCTTTTTATCTGGAGCATGGCCCTAAAATCTTTCCACAGACAAG GGGTATTTTTGGCTGGATCATGAGCATAGTGAGATCATTAATTGGGCCCAAATACGATGGGAAATACCTCAAACGCATCATAAAGGAGAAACTAGGAGGGACCCGGTTGCATGAGACATTGACCAGTGTGGTTATTCCAACCTTTGATATCAAGAGTTTGCAGCCAACCATTTTCTCCACCTATGAG GTTAAAAGATCCCCATGTTTGGATGCTCCACTGGCTGACATATGCATTGGTAGCTCTGCAGCACCAACATACTTTCCTGGCCATTACTTTAAAAACCAagataaagaaggaaaaacacaGGAATTCAATCTTATTGATGGTGGTGTTGCCGCCAATAACCCG GCTTTAGTTGCCATAAGCCAAGTAACAAAACAGGTTTTTGACAAAAACCCAGATTTCTTCCCAATTAAGCCCATGGACTTTGGCCGCTTTCTAGTGATCTCAATAGGCACTGGCTCTCCAAAGTCGGAACAGAAATACAATGCCAAAATGGCATCCAAATGGGGCGTTTTGGGTTGGCTACTTCATGGTGGTTCCACTCCTTTGGTGGATGTGTTCATGCAAGCAAGTGCAGATATGGTTGATTTCCACATTTCCATGGTTTTCCAAGCCCTTCATTCTGAAGATAACTACCTCCGAATCCAA GATGACACACTACGTGGAAAAGATGCTTCAGTTGATGTCGCAACCGAGGAAAACTTGGACAACCTTGTGAAAATCGGAGAAAGGCTGCTGAAGAAACCAGTTTCAAGGGTGAACTTGGAGACAGGTCTCTCTGAGCCAGTTGAAAATGGTGGCACTAATGAAGAGGCTCTGAAAAG GTTTGCAAAGCTACTCTCTGATGAGAAGAGACTCCGAGAGACACGATTACCAAATCCCAAGAAAGACTTGAAGTAG